cctgattctccctctctcttcaccCCCACTAGTgctctttcttgctgtctctctgttgctcaaataaatactgaaaaaaaaaagcataaaatagatgaatatcagaaaaataaaaatcctaatagGACTTGGCTTGTCTGACCACTCATACTCCTGGGTCTGAGTCCCCTGGGCCAGGAGTTCAGTTATTTAGTGTAGAAGAAATTACCTAGTGAAAGTTATGGCTGTGAGTCACCAGGGATCGCCACCTTAGTTTTATGTAAATTATCTCTTATTACATGTCTGCTCCAAACAGCTCATCTTCCCCTTAAAATATCTATTTCATAGTCCTTCTGTTACGTGCATTGCTCTCCAATACACACTTTCAAGCCCCTTCAAAGTAggatgtcaggggcgcctgggtggctcagtgggttgagccgctgccttcggctcaggtcatgatctcagggtcctgagatcgagtcccgcatcgggctctgtgctcagcagggagcctgcttcctcctctctttctctctgcctgcctctctgcctacttgtgatctctctctgtcgaataattttaaaaaaaataaaagtaggatGTCAGACTGGATATACTGTAGGCACCCATTCTTTAACGTGCGTATGTTCACTGGCTTCAGAAGTCTATTTACGTAACTGAGTTCATTTCAACGAGTATTTATTGACTGCCTACCACGGGCCAGGTACTTAGGTAATAGCTCagctacaaaggaaaaaaaataaacaaaagaattagACATAAGTCCTACCTTTAAGGAGCCAGTGGGTGAACAAATAATGGTAATAAACTGatgaacagaagagaaagagacctgGTAGGAAGCAGAAGGTAGGAAAGCAGATatcagggagaagcagggacagcAGGAGTCAGGGAAGTCTCTCCCAGAAGATGATGCACAGTTTTCAAGACTGAATAGGAGCTGCCCACACGACACACTTCTTCTCAGAAACAAAAATGCTGTCTTCGGTAGCTTTGTTCTGGGGCAGGCCCCGATCGCCCACTCATGGCTGTACCTACGATAGCCCTGGCTGGATTTAGGGGCTTTTGAAAAGGGGTCGTGCTAATCAGGAGAAGGTAGGGTTTCCTCCATCTTTCTTGGCAACAGAGCCAActtcagaagaaaatttaaaaaggcggTGTGTCTCCTTCATTCTCATCCCTTTTATATATCTAGAAACCTCTTCCAGGTTCTTACCAAAGACTTTGCTGCCCTCACGTCTCCCAGATGCTCCTGTTACCAGatcattccctcctcccccagctgctgCTCCTCAGCTAATGAGTTACAACAATCTGATTAAATAACGTAAGTGATTGGCATTTCTACAGACCTGATGTTCAGGTTCTTCTCTATTTTCAAGCACCTCTGAAGGCCCTTAACCCACAGTAACTTGCAGGCTTGTTATGTCATACATTTAAATCACAAGCCCCTCCACTAACAGCCCAGTTGAACACCTGCACCACATCCCGTGATTATCTTTTCATTGTCGTGACTACAAATATCTTTTGAGAAATGGCGGGGGGCGGTTCTTAGTGAAAGCCTAAGCTCCAAAAGAAAACCAATATTTAGTGACACTAACAAATCTGGAAAAGTTCAAGAAAATATTGTCTTAATCAGGAATACTGTAACTATGATTTATTATAGTCCTCTAGGAAAGgcatatttaaaatcaaatgtgCTTCAaggtgtgttcattcattcactaatttgatcaacaaatatttcttgaacagGCACTGTGTTAGAACCTGGAAATACAAAAATAGGGACATGGTCTCTGCTCCCTTGCAGCTGAAATCTATGAGGGAAAACAGACGCCAAGcaagtaaatacaataaaaacatgaGGAATATGCTGGTAGAGGAAGCCTAGGGCACAGTGAGAAGGTAAGACAGAGGACCACCTAACAGTGGTCCAGGAGTCGGTGGTGTCCGAGAGAGGCTGACAGGTGATCTGAGACCTGAAGAATGTTGGGGGTGAGCTAAACAAAGAGAATTGGAGGCTTTACCAATCATGAGGTTTCTAACTTCAAAATCTGATAACCAGGGAAGAACCTAGACCCTATGACTTATGGGCAGGTGATCCTCTCTGGTTCATTCATATCACAAAAGAATATAGAGTGATTCCAACATTAAATACAACTTGTGTTTGTTAAGGCggtacattatttatttaaattggaATAGTTTGGGGCAATGCTCTAAATGAGAATTTCTTTCTCAGGTACAACCAAGAACTGTGATAATTCCTCATAATCTGAAACCATCCTTTGAGAATTTTATGACTCATAGGTAAGCTTAACATTTAAATCAGGacgttattttaataatttatatcagTTTGCGGACACAGGACAGTGGATTGAAAAACATAAGTAGAATGTTCAGAGAATGCTTAGGGAATGGGCTTCTCCACTGAATTCATTTCCTGGTTGAATCAGAGAATTAGACCAGAAAAGTTGTTTTCACCTTTTTGCTTGAACAACTATTGAAATTATGGTAGAAAGTATCATCTGCCTTTCCACTTTCCCCAAAACAGTACTAAGAAGAGAATACGAGATTCCTTTGGTAACTCAGGCAGAACTGAGTACAAATTTTCCATGTAGATGTAGATGACTTAAGTAATTCAGAAGGTACAGGACATCACACATAAGCTGTTCTCAGCCCATCAGTTTGTCTGGTTGTCCTTTGCTACTTTCTTATCAAGAtcaagtatataaaaaataaaatccagtcaGAATTTTGTTTAGTTGGATatcagccccccctcccccgtgtGTTTAGCTatcagaaagggaaaagggacTTTGATGAAGCTTTTACTTCATTAGACTCACCATGGATAAGACACCAGTGTAGATAGACTTGCCTTACAGTAGATGGTTGGAATGTAGGCATACACCAGGGGCGGATTTGAGGGGAGTAACCAAAAAAGTTATATGTGATCCAatgacactcttttttttttcctcatagagAAAGCAATAATATGGAAAAATCAATAGGTCTTTTTGTAACCTTATGTTGGACAGCAGTAGATGTTATGATTCCTTTCATGAAATTTGCTCCACGCTGCAGTGTAGACTCAGATGCAGGGAACCCATGTGCTGGGCGCCTGGCTCAGAGAGATAGGGTCAAAGAGGAATGGGTAGTGTTTTTGAATCCAACACACTCCAGCACTGATAACGTTTACCTGCAACTTTTCCAAAGCTCCTATCAGATCATAATAAAactaattcaaataaatattctgtaTAGACTTTCAATAGAAAAAAGAACTATCTAAAGTCTGGGATTTCTGAACAAAAGTTTCACTCCTCTGTGATAGAAACTTTTGAGATTTGTTGCCCCAGTTCATTTATCTTGCAAGTCTGGTATTTTAAATAAAGTCCCAAATTCCAGAATCATTACCTATTATTAAACAAGTAACTTTTATTCCTTGAGCTAGACTAAGGATTGAACCAAAACTAAAATCACGTCTACACCAACCTGAAGTATCATtagatggttctttttttttttttttttcaatgtaatgAAAGAAGACAGACCACTTCTGTTTGAGATTTAGCTAGTGTGACTATAAAGGAGGGTCCTGGCTCTGTTTGTAGCTTATAAAATCTGTTCTTAGGGTTTTTAAGTCTCACTATATATATGGGGAGGTAGAATTGTCCTTACTGAAATAAGAGTTTTTACAAAGTGACTTTAATTGTAACCGTTGTAGAAGTTAAATGATGTTTGTCCAATCGAAGGAATGAAGGCAAGaaggaagcggggggggggggagacaggaaATATGAGTGGGGAGATAGATGTTTATTGAATTATAGTGCAAACAAATCTTAAACTACTCAGTCTTAGACACCTTCCTGTTTGTTCAACATGGGTAatagaaagaatttttcttttccttagtccCACTGATTCTTCCAATGGCAACCGAGTAAAATAAATTGGACAGATGGACCATATTTTTGGTAGCAAAGTAAAAATAATCTTGGAAAACCTTGGTGGAAATGGAGACAATGAACTGAATGCAGATCTCACCAAAGTTTACAGATTTGTCCGTCTTTAGAACTTAAGCAATTTAATGTAGAAATGGTTTGGACTCATATCATTTTGGCCAAGGGTCATTTCCACAGCCGTTGCCACCAGGAGAAATAGATGTGGTCAAGATATTTTCTCTAAAATTGGAaggtgaaataagtgatggggattaaggagtagaTTTGTTATGAGCACtggatgattaaaataaaaacgaaCTAactgaatagataaaaatattctttataaaaattgatttggggcatctggctggctcagttggaaaatcGTGctacttttgatctcagggtcgtgaatttAAGCtccgtgttgggtgtagagattacttacataagtaaatatttttaaaatttatttaatcaaaGTTGGATTGACagcaaaatatttctgaattgttCCTGTCTTGCTTTAATAACAGTCAGCAGTGGAAAAACCAGTCTCACTGAATAATATTGATGGGAATAAAGGAagagattttaagacaaaaaaaataaaaataaaataataagaaggttctcaccaaaatattctGTTTTGCACTTGAAGAGTAGATTAGTGACCTGGaagagttgttctttttttttttttttttttctggaaactgGAGGATTCTTGATTCCTTCTGTTTTTAGATCATACATGATCTGacaatggataaaatattttttccaatgaAGTTTTTATCACAATCCTTAAAAGTGAAAGAGCTTGAGATGTGGTGGTCTCTGGCCCGTCATCTTACACTGTAGCCGACTGGTCTGAGCACTAGGTGAAGAGGTGCTGGTTTCAAGAGAGCATCTGCGTTTTCACATGCGTAGAAGCACATTCCTTCCCACCAAGCCTTAGCCACATAACTGATGTGTTTTCTTGCTTCTTCCAAACAGAATGATGAATCTTCATCCACCAAAAGCCCAGACTGTAGCCAAACATTCCCATAATGACATCTCAACAGGTTTGTGTTCTTTCAGAGTTCTTGTAGCGGGGGGATATCCTACCCTGCAAGTAGTAGGATGAAAAGTTTAATCCCTAAGATGGTTTCTCAATTTTCCGAACAggttccctctgtctgcctctttctcttttcacatACTGCTTAAGGCCTGTTTTGATTGCTCCCCAGCCCCCGCTTCAGGCCAGccccttctgtcccctccccaggcctcagtGACCTTCATCGGTGCCTTGTTCCTTCCCAGGTCTTCTCCAGCCAACAGGGAATCCTCCCCATTCTTTCTAAAGAGCCCCATAATCTACCTGCTGAAGAGTTTTCATGGAAATGATGCTCAAAGTAGGTAATTCCCTTTCAGGCAATTTAGTTGGGAAAGGAACTGCATCCCCACACCCTTGGAATGGCCTCTCCAAAGCCCTGAACCTTCCACCCCACAGGCTTCCTAAACCACCTGCCTTCTGGCAGCTGCCCAGTGCTATTCTTAGGTCCACTTGCTATTAATAGACAAAAGGATCGAGGCTTCAGTTCCAGCTTCGGCATCGACCTATGTCTCATCTCTTAAGAGATGTCAACACTGAGCTGATGAAGGTGGGTGCAGGTCATTCTTTGGGGGCAGCTCAAGGGTTTAGTGCAGTAGAGGCTGTCATGTTAGTAAGTTTATCCATCTTCTCATTTGATCCCATATTGACTGTGAGGCCACCTCcatcttttctctcatttgatATACACAATAAGGAAAATCAAGATCCTTTATTTGCTTTATACAAATGGGAAAGCCTAAGCTCCTTCTGCAGGGGAGCTAGCCAGAATTGCCCGAGAAGGCATCCAGAGAGGAGATTTGAAAATAGAAGGGATATCTTGAAGGGAGGCTAAAAGCGTGGACCACAGGCTTGGGTAATCCCATTGGAGATATTCACACGAGCAGAGTGGAGGGAAAGACTGCCAGTCCCAGTGAATCCCTTGTTAGGTGTCTGGAAACATTGGCCTTGCTCATGGATCTCATTTAGCCAAAATGAACTAAAGAGCCAAGAGCTAGGAACATCCATCCAAGAAAAGCTCCCCATCCACCATTTGCTGGACCACCTCGCTCTCTGTGACCGCCTCACTCTCTGGAAGGCACGGGAACATTGGGGGACAGGCACGGGCGCTTGGATTCAGTGTTCTCATTTCTGGTCACACACTCATTCTGAGTTTTCCTTGAACATGGAGTTTTTCAGGCCTGCCTTGCAAAGGagtagaacacacacacacatgcctttCCCTCAGCAAGAATGTTTATTTTGTGATTCTAAGGGCAATGCGATAAGATGCCTTTCATCGATTTATTAACCATGAGAGTATTGTTCAGTCACCAATATAAGAGCTAGACTTTGTGTACATAATGTCAGCACATGATGTTCTTGGACATATTGTAACTCTTGCCCACAGAGTCCATCCAAGGGCTGCGATCTTAGAGGCAGGACTTCGGGGAGAGTGCTGAAGGAGCTGGCTAGGAGCTGAAACTGGGTAGATCTACTGTCCAGGCCAGCTGTGACATTTCTGAGCTGAGCTTTGCTCCCGTTGGTGCCCTCTGAGTGGAGGTAAAAAGCACCAGTCTAGAAGCAAGGAGACCTGGGTTCAGATCCAAGTTTTGCTGCACAGTACTTGCCAAGTTGTTTAAACTGTCTGAGCCTCTGGGTTCCCACCTCTGAAACCAGAGAAACCTTCTGCTGTCCCACCTCCCCCTCCTACCCCCCGACCCCGTGctgctcctgccccacccctgagAGCCAGACTCTCAGTACGAGCAGCCTTCACCTTTGATCAACCCAGGAAAACTGCTGAAGCTGCCACCCACCTGTGGACATGCTACAAAGACCAAATGGCTGACTCATCCCAGCGAACGTAACTGCTGGTTGTTGTCTAACTCCTCTCCTTGATCACAACAGTGACTTCTAGTATGTTTCTGGATTCAGTATATTATCAGTAATTATTAGTGAGAACTAAGTAAACAGAAAGAGCCTATCTCCAGAAGTTATGGGGACTTCTTCTGGATCCATTTATCTTGACTCTGGCGTTTAGTCCAGAGTACCATGACACATACAGGCTCCGATTGTCAATAAACATCTGGAGAGACGTGAACAACCTGCTCTGGCCTGCCGCTGACACGTTGGTGTGACATGGTTCAAAGATCACTGGGCTAGGATTAAGAAGATCTGGGTTCTGGTCCTCGGTCCATCAGTGCCTGTGACCCTGGACCTCTGTTTCCTCTTACAGTGATAAGACCGAACCAGATCCTAGGTCTGTGGTCTTGCAACATCTCTTTGTTCTCATTCAGCTGGAGTGAGGAGCTTTTCCAGAGAATTCGGGACTCCAGTTCCCTTCCACTCAGTGACTTCCAACAGAAAGACGTTATCCTTTAAGCAATGTGTCTTCTGGGAAAGCTGAATATTCACcaacatttttgtaaataaaataagattttaagaagAGGTCAGGAGGATGAGGATTTTAAGGAACCCTAGTTTacattatttcataaaatgaagGTTCCTTTTGAAATTCTAGTGCTATTTTAGACTTTTTGTTAAGATCATGTTCGGTTTTTGAAGATAGAACTGTGTATGTGTTCCtgaaaagtcttctttttttaataattattttttaaaaatttaattcagttagttaacatataatgtattattggtttcagaggtacaggtctgtgattcatcagtcttatgtaacacccaatgcccattacatcacatgccttccttaacgtccatcacccagttaccccatcctgaGAATTGaatcttcttttccctttaacACACATTATAACTCCAGATACCTTttatattcactttttatttaattgacaatAACTCCTAATACTTGAATTTTGTTTCTAGGTACTCTTTTCTGACCTCTTTGATAAGATTTTTAGGACCTTAAATCTTCTGAGGGATAAGATGGTtctattaaaagaaattcttatgTGAATTTTGAATCTGTTTTATAAggtcaaaagaaaaagtttttggtgacccttaaatattttgagtgtctttaaaaatatcttctaagAAGCGCTTGTTTTTCCTCCTCCTTGCACTGTCCTGCAGATAGTGTCCACTACAGACTGCCCATTCTGGGCCCCAGGACAGCGGTCTTCCACGGACTGCTGGCGGACACCTACGCAACCATGCAGGAGACTCAACTCTCCTCCTTGCCCAGAAAAGAGCCAGTGGGCAAGACAATGAAGCAATGAATGAGTGGTCGGAGCGCATCACCTTCCGGACTCACATAGAGAAAACGAGTTAACCAAGCCAGTTTCTGACAGATTAGCCTAATTTCCTCCTGTCACCAAAAAAGTGACTCACTTTTGCTTTCCTGAGAGTTGCTCGAATTCTAGCTCCTGCCACTCACTGTCTTCTCACTCACTTTTCCTAAAGACAAGTGGTTTAATTTCCGTGACTGTAAAAGTTTAACTGATTAAAACGGAACATGTTGAGtgtcagggtttgttttttttttttttttttatgatttgtaACTGTGTTGTGGTAGACAACATCCTTCTGTTTCTAAGATTTGGGTTTTCTTGCAAATTATTTCAGCTCTTCCTCAGGGCAGGGGGCTGGAGATGGCTCCTGGAGGTCTCTTGTGAGTTCAACCTATTGGGAATACAGGAGAGAAATGGAGCTCACCCTCCTGTCCTTGCCTCTGTCAGTTACATGATAGATGACCGGAGACTGTGACGTAATGGGAAAATGGCAAGTGATTAGTGACTACAATTCCCCAGGACAGGACACGTGCCTTGTCTCGCCCCCCTCGTTTAGTGCCCTGTGTATTACCGGATACTTATCTGATCTTTGCTCACTCATATCTAAATCACGTGCTTGCATTTTGTTCTTTGGTTACTTCGGTTTGAgaatgtctaccttcagctctgtcTTGGTCCACGTGTCAGCAATGTAAGGGAAACAGAGGAAAACTCTAGGCTTGCAAATACTGTATTTATAGGCACAAATGCTCCACATCCAGCTTAAGGAGGGCCCTAGAAAAAGGGTCTCTTCCGTCCTTTAGGATGCAGTGGGCTTgtggaatcccaggaccctggctaaATGGACACTGGGCCCACATGTGAGAACCAGAACCAGCCTCTGTGCTGACTGCACTTGAAGAATGGGCTTCAGGAATCGTTCCCAAATGGCCTGGGACCTAAATTGACCTTggttcttaaacacacacacacacacacacacacacatttaaaaaccatcccccccctcaaaaaaaaacccagaaaaactcGCTCAGTTGCCCTATATTTATGGTAAGTcatgattcttggtttcagttcagttAGACTTCAATAAATCCAAAAACAGTATGTACTTCCCCTCAGAGTGTGCAGGTATTATGATCCCGCCTCAGATCACTGTCGAAGGACAGACAAAtcatgaataaaaatgtttcatcttttttgttttgcaatTTAATGTATCCCATAAAAGGATTCGGGGTACCTTTACCCCTGAATTAGGGGGAGATACAGGCCCCAAGCACAATTATTTGGAGCTTTTGAGATAAACTGAGTATTACATACTTAGTCAGATAGAATGCTTTCTAAATCTCAAAAAGTCCCCACCTGGAGTACAaaggtatttctaaaatttcatcagAAAGAGTAACATTCTGGTGTTTGCCAATGTTCTAGTGTGGGGACTGAGAATGATGGTCTGtatcagtggttcccaaacttttTCATCTTAGGAAACTTTTATACTCTTAAACTCTTAAAGACTGAGAGCCctaaagatcttttattttttcttcatttttttaagtttttagatttttttgagagagagtgagctggcgggggaggggcaggtagaCAAAATCTAAGACTCTAAAGCGggttccacgctcagtgtggagcccaacgcagggctcagtctcatgaccctgagatcatgaccgaagtcaaaatcaagaggcgaacgcttaattgactgagccacccaggcgccccactaaagATCTTTCTTTAAATATGGGTTATATCTACTGATATTTAtcacattagaaattaaaatggagaaaGTTTTAAACACAGTAATACACAAGCACACCTTCTAGTAGCTGTCGAAGTGGTAATATCACAcgtcattcccaccaacagtgtaagagttcccctttctccacatcccctccaacacatgttgtttcctgtctttgttTATAAGAAATCGTAGTAAGCACACCAACCATCATTTTTTTTGTACTACGGGGGTCAAATGGTTGACTCTGCCATCATCTTGACGTAATCTTTTCTGTGCTGAGTTGGCTCCTGGGAGGTAATAGAGTAGACTTGTCACTTATTACTTTACCTACTGCATGATCCTAAGCTTCATCCAAAAACCTCTCATAATTGGGCCTAGACAATCTCTTCATTCATCATGTTATTCCTGCTTCAAAGTCATGTACAGTacaggttaatttttaaaaaatatttatttatttgagagagagacaacaagagcatgagcaaggagaagatcagagggagaagcagactccctgtggagctgggagccggatacagtacttgatcccgggactccaggatgaaggcagtcacccaaccaactgagccacccaggcacccccaagttaATGTTTTTAATGGATAatcttgggtattttttttaattcaaagctaatgtttgatttttctgttttaaaaataaatgactcttgttataataaaaattcatagACAACTCTTCCATCTTCCTTCATCCTAAAGGGGAACTTAAAAACCAATCAATCTGTGTAATTCCTTTCTCTTCAGAACAGAGAGAAATGCTGTGTTGAGGAAAATCTATGCTGGATCTTTATAAAAGAACTCAGGCATATGTCACAAGGCCACTGTCACTTCCAATCCGCCGTTTAACCTTGGGAAGTCCTGGAGGCCTTTACTGCCATGTGCTCTGCTCAGGGGCAACCATCTCTTTCCTGGCTCCTGACTGTCAAGGCTCACGGTTTTACACTTCAGAACCACCCAGCTTCCTTCATACGACCAAGAACCAAGAACTCCAAATAACAGAAGTGGAACAGAGTTGGCAGAACCACCTTGTCCCCTCCTAAGGAAAGCCCAATTTGGAATGTCCTGTTTAGGTCTAGTTACTCAGGTTGAAGGAGGTCTTAGGGATGAGGAGGATATTGCCTGATAGAATCTAGAAGAgttccaagaaaagaaaaggaggaagcacAGAATTTGTTTCTAATATTAATAAACCTAGAAACTAAAGCCTTAGAATCAAGATcattagaaaatttagaaatagataaaatttctCTAGAGAAAACAGAGATGATCGATCTTGTTTCAACCATGTACCTCTTGTGCCCCCCTTAATTTAGCACCTCAAGTACAGGCCCTGTTTCATACATGCAGTTCTTACCTCTCTAGAAAAATGATCTAACTTAATGAGAAACAGGAGCTACCTAGATGCATACTTAAAAGATACTTAGAAGAAAAGTCCATTCCTAGGTTGTCAAGCGGTGTGAGGCAACAGGCGCTGAGTTCCCTGTATTGGGGGCAGTGAGGGGACAATGGATTTACGTATTAGGAACGTATTTCAgctggagagagaacacatgtaCACATAAGCCAAACGCATGTGGACGGGTCAGTACATAAATAAGCATGCGTTCTTCTCCACTATAAAACCCCAGTGATGTCAGCAACAAGGTTTTCTGCAGCACCAACCTCGGAGCTCTCTGGACAGtaacaaagatataaatgtgTGACCTTGTCAGTGAAGTCGGGTGGAGGAGAAATGGCCGTATTTACCCTCACAGAGTGTTATCTCCCCCTTGCAAAGTCTTTGCCGAGGCTTTTCACTTCCTGGCCAGTAAAGAGCAGAGTAGTGAAATTAGGCATTGGCAGATGTTTGCTGTTTCAAGGAATACTTGTTCCTAAACCCCTTGGGATTAGATTCCACTCTATCTGGTGTAAGAGAGAGGATCCTACGGGTCATATAGCCAAAAGTCAGGAAATCCTTCCTTTCTAGACTCTCACATTGAGAAAATTGGGTAAAGAGTAAGGTGTCCATGAAACAAGAGATTGGTTAACATCAGTTGGCCCTGAGGAGTGGAACTCAATGGCTGGAGGACAGAAATTGGCAGAGGGAGGGGATATTTCATAGTATTTCCTTATCTATTCTTTGAATATTAAACCACATGAGTGTTTCACTGaccaaattaaaactttaaaaagtcacCAGGGGGCTATCTAGCTTTGGGATTGTAAACCTGATAAACTATCAACATAATTATTTGTCATCGTGGACACAGACAACACAGTCTTAAATAAGGTGAAGTTTAAGCAAGGATCCAGGGCAAAGATAAACGTTATCTCTGGCCCTTGGAAACTTTGCTCTTGAAATGCTACTGGAAAATAGAAACACATACTTCAGCTTAGGAAACATTATAAGCTTTTCAAGgcagtttcatttgttttcctctctttgtctcaaattTGCCATTGTTCTCATACTGTGAAACAGGAGCGATTAATGGAGCCCACAATGCTCTCCATTTAACAAATGCAGCCCTGCCCTGGCATCTTTACAGAAATTCTCCATTTTATTGTAACAAGTGtatctggttcttttttatgaagCTGCCTACACAGGGCTTGTCCCTCTTGCACAAAACCTTTGAAGTATTTGATGGCCTCGCCCATGTTCCTCTTAGTCTTTTTTAAACTTACGATCTCCAAGCTCTTCCGCCAGTATGCTATGGCTCAGTCACCCTCTCCCACAGGCCACTCCAAATAAGACCCCTAGAACGGAAATGGAAGCTCCAGACACGCCCCGGCCAGACTGACTGCGGGACTCCACTTCCCGCCTGGATCACCTGCTTCCTGAAATGTGGACTGACAGGAAATTCGTGTTCCTGGCAGCTATGTCACCTCATTCTCTCACCTTGACGAGCCACCAGCTGAAGCTTTTTTGTCCTTTTGGTGAGAAAGGCTGTTCTAAGAGCTTTCCTCAGGctattaatttttgaaaacccATACCCGTGACCCCATCTTCTTCCTTATTAAGGTTCCTTTAGTCACATTCCAGCCAGTAAACATCTTTCCAAATCCAGAGTCCAGCAACCGTTCGTCATCCCAGATGTGATTACCTGgtcttcctgtcttcctcacaGTCTTTgtcagggacagggcctgggaccaagccccacagcACAGCTCGAGAGCCCTCCCTTTAGGTCAGGGGTTTCCATGGGCTTCTTCCTTCACCTACAATTATTATGAGAACTTTAAAT
This portion of the Mustela lutreola isolate mMusLut2 chromosome 14, mMusLut2.pri, whole genome shotgun sequence genome encodes:
- the C14H1orf105 gene encoding uncharacterized protein C1orf105 homolog isoform X7, with amino-acid sequence MQKRELKVSVPKFGKIPWLSEASLVNKPLVLSLPKRYPHASATFLISSKKDMNLPILFQVPDVLSKAGRLHRSPVLVRNKQLCSTCQERKMVQPRTVIIPHNLKPSFENFMTHRMMNLHPPKAQTVAKHSHNDISTDSVHYRLPILGPRTAVFHGLLADTYATMQETQLSSLPRKEPVGKTMKQ